The following proteins are co-located in the Actinomycetota bacterium genome:
- the cobN gene encoding cobaltochelatase subunit CobN, with protein MTTTIVLLTTADTEILAVAEAVPHLPAGFPQVRALNPARAPQDATSRWIDDATAGAGVVLVRLLGGRSAFPELFDRLRERCADRRIPLLAFGGEDAPDADLTAASTAPPSVVADAFEYLRLGGVENTANLLRFVADTILLEGFGFDPPRSVPPFGLYHPHAPDDAAAARRLDADRPTVVVVFYRSHLTSGNVAFVDALLAAIEERGANAVGLYCYSLRPEHDGQVAALDHLRDAGVVPDALVLTVLAMGGSTGADADGWEVPALRELGVPVVQGLVATVDRQRWSDSDVGLSPLDTAMQIALPEFDGRVVGVPFSFKEEVPAGRATVGGPVVTYVPDRERAGRVAGLAVNHARLRWVRNADKRVAVVLSNYPTRHSRVGNGVGLDTPASTVRILSALGDAGYDLGNVDERLVPRRSSRASGRDQITDGDALIHALIDAGGFDEEFLTEAQLARLDAHLDVDRYTRWFHDLPVDLQSAVQEAWGPPPGELFVTPDGRRLAVAALRLGNVVVAIQPPRGFGANPVAIYHDPALAPTHHYLAVYWWLTRVFAADAVVHVGKHGTLEWLPGKGVGLSAACGPDAALGDTPLFYPFVVNDPGEGTQAKRRAHATIVDHLVPPQMRAETYDDLRRLEQLLDEYAEIELLDPDKLPALRAQVWELLQTTDIARDLGADRPPDADGFGDLITHVDGYLCEIKDLQVRGGLHVLGAPPRGEQLRGLVRAILRLPHGDVPGLRAAVAAVYDLDERALLDAPGEPVAAGVGRDALVAASPGPGRTGSDLLDRLESLVDALLDRLHAKDWETAAVDAVVVDVLGRADASVADVLRFTCTEVVPRVVACRRELDALLAGLDGHYLEAGPSGSPTRGRLDVLPTGKNFYSVDPRSIPSRLSWQVGQRLASDLLARAVADDGTVPETVGIVVWGTANMRTHGDDIAEILSLLGVRPVWDDETRRVVDLEVIDLDELARPRIDVTVRVSGFFRDAFPNLVSLLDRAVQLVASLDEPDEDNFVAKHARADRARLTAAGEGDDRAWRRATTRVFGAKPGAYGAGLLPLIDARNWRDVSDLAEVYAVWGGYAYGEGLDGAPARDDLETNLSRVSVAVKNIDTREHDILDSDDYFQEHGGMVATIRALTGVAPRAYIGDGTDPARPATRSLQQETNRIFRARVANPRWIAAMMRHGYKGAFELAATVDYLFGYDATAGVVHDWMYETVAARYVFDADTRAFLERSNPWALRAMTERLLEAADRRLWAQPREDTLAQLRAAYLACDAGLEDRTEETP; from the coding sequence GTGACCACCACGATCGTGCTGCTGACGACAGCCGACACCGAGATCCTGGCGGTGGCCGAAGCGGTCCCGCACCTGCCAGCGGGGTTCCCGCAGGTCCGGGCGCTCAACCCCGCCCGCGCTCCGCAGGACGCGACCAGCCGGTGGATCGACGACGCGACCGCCGGTGCGGGCGTGGTGCTGGTCCGGCTGCTGGGTGGCCGGTCGGCGTTCCCTGAGCTGTTCGACCGGCTGCGGGAGCGCTGCGCCGACCGACGGATCCCGCTGCTGGCGTTCGGTGGCGAGGACGCCCCCGATGCAGACCTCACCGCCGCCTCGACCGCGCCGCCGTCGGTGGTCGCCGACGCCTTCGAGTACCTGCGGCTCGGTGGCGTCGAGAACACCGCGAACCTGCTCCGCTTCGTCGCCGACACGATCCTGTTGGAGGGGTTCGGCTTCGACCCGCCCCGGTCGGTCCCGCCGTTCGGGCTGTACCACCCGCACGCTCCCGACGACGCCGCCGCGGCCCGACGCTTGGATGCCGACCGACCCACGGTCGTGGTCGTCTTCTACCGTTCGCACCTGACCAGCGGGAACGTCGCGTTCGTCGACGCGCTCCTGGCGGCGATCGAGGAGCGCGGAGCCAACGCCGTCGGCCTGTACTGCTACTCGCTCCGCCCCGAACACGACGGGCAGGTGGCGGCGCTGGACCACCTGCGTGACGCCGGGGTGGTCCCCGACGCGCTGGTGCTGACCGTCCTGGCGATGGGTGGCTCGACGGGAGCAGATGCCGACGGCTGGGAGGTCCCCGCGCTCCGCGAGCTCGGCGTCCCCGTGGTGCAGGGGCTGGTCGCGACCGTCGACCGTCAACGCTGGTCGGACTCGGACGTCGGGCTGTCCCCGCTCGACACCGCCATGCAGATCGCTCTCCCCGAGTTCGACGGGCGGGTGGTCGGCGTGCCGTTCTCGTTCAAGGAGGAGGTCCCCGCCGGTCGTGCCACGGTCGGTGGCCCGGTCGTCACGTACGTCCCCGACCGTGAACGTGCCGGCCGCGTCGCCGGTCTGGCGGTCAACCACGCGCGGCTGCGGTGGGTGCGCAACGCCGACAAGAGGGTGGCGGTGGTGCTGTCCAACTACCCCACCCGCCACAGCCGGGTCGGGAACGGCGTCGGGCTGGACACCCCCGCGTCGACGGTGCGGATCCTGTCCGCCCTCGGCGACGCCGGGTACGACCTGGGCAACGTCGATGAGCGTCTCGTCCCACGTCGCTCAAGTCGCGCCAGCGGTCGCGACCAGATCACCGACGGCGACGCGCTGATCCACGCCCTGATCGACGCGGGAGGCTTCGACGAGGAGTTCCTCACGGAGGCTCAGCTAGCCCGCCTCGACGCCCACCTCGACGTCGACCGCTACACGCGTTGGTTCCACGACCTGCCTGTCGACCTGCAGTCGGCGGTGCAGGAGGCGTGGGGTCCGCCGCCCGGCGAACTGTTCGTCACGCCCGACGGTCGCCGACTGGCGGTCGCTGCGCTGCGCCTGGGCAACGTCGTGGTCGCCATCCAGCCGCCCCGCGGCTTCGGTGCCAACCCGGTCGCGATCTACCACGACCCGGCGTTGGCCCCCACCCACCACTACCTGGCGGTCTACTGGTGGCTCACCCGAGTGTTCGCCGCCGACGCGGTCGTGCACGTCGGCAAGCACGGCACGCTCGAGTGGCTGCCCGGCAAGGGAGTGGGCCTGTCCGCCGCCTGCGGCCCCGACGCCGCCCTCGGGGACACGCCGCTGTTCTACCCGTTCGTGGTCAACGACCCCGGGGAGGGCACCCAGGCCAAGCGCCGCGCGCACGCCACCATCGTCGACCATCTCGTCCCACCGCAGATGCGCGCCGAGACCTACGACGACCTGCGCCGCCTCGAGCAGCTCCTCGACGAGTACGCCGAGATCGAGCTGCTGGACCCGGACAAGCTCCCCGCTCTCCGGGCGCAGGTCTGGGAGCTGCTGCAGACCACCGACATCGCCCGTGACCTGGGCGCCGACCGCCCGCCGGATGCTGACGGGTTCGGCGACCTGATCACCCACGTCGACGGGTACCTGTGCGAGATCAAGGACCTGCAGGTCCGCGGCGGTCTACACGTCCTGGGAGCGCCGCCTCGAGGCGAGCAGCTGCGCGGGCTGGTCCGCGCGATCCTCCGCCTGCCTCACGGTGACGTGCCCGGGTTGCGGGCTGCGGTCGCAGCCGTCTACGACCTCGACGAACGGGCCTTGCTCGACGCGCCGGGTGAGCCGGTCGCCGCCGGCGTGGGCCGCGACGCGCTGGTGGCAGCCAGTCCGGGTCCCGGGCGGACCGGCAGCGACCTCCTCGACCGGCTCGAATCCCTCGTGGACGCGCTCCTGGACCGCCTCCACGCCAAGGACTGGGAGACCGCAGCCGTCGACGCGGTCGTCGTCGACGTGCTGGGACGAGCGGACGCCAGCGTGGCCGACGTGCTGCGCTTCACCTGCACCGAGGTGGTCCCGCGGGTGGTGGCCTGCCGCCGTGAGCTCGACGCCCTCCTGGCCGGGCTGGACGGCCACTACCTGGAAGCCGGCCCGTCGGGGTCGCCGACCCGCGGCCGGCTCGACGTGTTACCCACCGGGAAGAACTTCTACTCGGTCGACCCCAGATCCATCCCCTCGCGCCTGTCGTGGCAGGTCGGCCAGCGCCTGGCGTCCGACCTGCTGGCGCGGGCCGTGGCCGACGACGGGACGGTGCCCGAGACGGTCGGGATCGTGGTGTGGGGCACCGCGAACATGCGCACCCACGGCGACGACATCGCCGAGATCCTGTCGCTCCTCGGCGTCCGCCCGGTGTGGGATGACGAGACCCGCCGCGTGGTCGACCTGGAGGTGATCGACCTCGACGAGCTGGCCCGGCCCCGCATCGACGTCACCGTCCGGGTCAGCGGGTTCTTCCGCGACGCCTTCCCCAACCTGGTGTCGCTCCTGGACCGGGCCGTTCAGCTGGTCGCCAGCCTCGACGAGCCGGACGAGGACAACTTCGTGGCCAAGCACGCCCGCGCCGACCGTGCACGCCTGACCGCCGCCGGCGAGGGCGACGACCGGGCCTGGCGGCGGGCCACCACCCGGGTGTTCGGCGCGAAGCCCGGCGCGTACGGTGCGGGACTGCTGCCGCTGATCGACGCGCGCAACTGGCGCGACGTCTCCGACCTGGCCGAGGTGTACGCGGTGTGGGGAGGGTACGCGTACGGCGAGGGGCTCGACGGGGCACCCGCCCGCGACGACCTGGAGACGAACCTGTCGCGGGTCTCGGTGGCGGTGAAGAACATCGACACGCGCGAGCACGACATCCTCGACTCCGACGACTACTTCCAGGAGCACGGCGGCATGGTGGCGACGATCCGGGCGCTGACCGGCGTCGCGCCGCGGGCCTACATCGGTGACGGCACCGACCCGGCGCGTCCCGCGACGCGGTCGTTGCAGCAGGAGACCAACCGGATCTTCCGCGCGCGGGTCGCCAACCCCCGCTGGATCGCGGCGATGATGCGTCACGGCTACAAGGGCGCGTTCGAACTCGCGGCGACCGTCGACTACCTGTTCGGCTACGACGCCACCGCCGGAGTGGTCCACGACTGGATGTACGAGACGGTCGCGGCCCGCTACGTGTTCG